In the genome of Falsirhodobacter halotolerans, one region contains:
- a CDS encoding ABCB family ABC transporter ATP-binding protein/permease produces MSPNDTSSSGWHTILRVAPYLWPKGEGWVKRRVVFAMLFLVTAKLVSVTTPMIYKAAVDVLGGEAPEAGTALMLGAVGLTVAYGLARFGGVAFGEIRDLIFVRVGQRALRKLALETFGHIHSLSLRYHIMRRTGSLSRVMERGVKGVEFLLRFLVFSIAPLILELALVAIIFWVMFGVVYMLVVVATVAAYVTFTLKVTELRVRIRQEMNNSDNDANQKAIDSLLNFETVKYFGAERREAERYDTAMAGYERAAVRTGQSLAWLNMGQTAIISAGLATVMVMAAQGVSAGTLTVGNFVMVNAYMIQITLPLGFLGTVYREIRQALVDMGQMFGLLGQPAEIVDKSGAPDLHTRGGRIEFDDVAFGYDAERPILRGLSFVAEPGMTVALVGPSGAGKSTIGRLLFRFYDVTGGAVRIDGQDVRDITQQSLHDAIGVVPQDTVLFNDTIRYNIAYGRADATEEEIFAAARAARIHDFILSLPDGYDTAVGERGLKLSGGEKQRVGIARTILKNPPILLLDEATSALDTGTERDIQDSLRQMSQGRTVVTIAHRLSTVAEADLILVMDAGRVVEQGRHAELLTLGGRYAGLWAHQSAEDASLAPAAGLAIPPEPV; encoded by the coding sequence ATGAGCCCGAACGACACATCCAGCAGCGGCTGGCACACCATCCTGCGCGTAGCCCCCTACCTGTGGCCGAAGGGCGAGGGGTGGGTCAAGCGCCGTGTCGTCTTTGCGATGCTGTTCCTTGTCACGGCCAAGCTGGTCTCGGTCACGACGCCGATGATCTACAAGGCGGCGGTGGACGTGCTGGGGGGCGAGGCGCCGGAGGCCGGAACCGCCCTGATGCTGGGCGCCGTGGGCCTCACGGTCGCCTATGGCCTTGCCCGGTTCGGGGGCGTGGCCTTTGGCGAAATTCGCGACCTGATCTTCGTGCGGGTGGGCCAGCGGGCGCTGCGCAAGCTGGCGCTGGAAACGTTCGGCCACATTCACAGCCTGTCCCTGCGCTATCACATCATGCGGCGCACGGGCAGCCTGTCGCGGGTGATGGAGCGCGGGGTGAAGGGCGTCGAGTTCCTGCTGCGATTCCTCGTCTTTTCCATCGCGCCGCTGATTCTGGAGCTGGCGCTGGTCGCGATCATCTTCTGGGTGATGTTCGGCGTGGTCTACATGCTGGTGGTGGTGGCGACGGTGGCCGCCTATGTGACCTTCACGCTGAAGGTGACCGAACTGCGCGTCCGTATCCGGCAGGAGATGAACAACAGCGACAACGATGCCAATCAGAAGGCCATCGACAGTCTGCTGAACTTCGAGACGGTCAAGTATTTCGGTGCGGAACGGCGGGAGGCCGAGCGTTACGACACCGCGATGGCGGGATACGAACGGGCCGCCGTCCGCACGGGGCAAAGTCTGGCCTGGTTGAACATGGGGCAGACGGCCATCATCAGCGCAGGTCTGGCCACCGTGATGGTGATGGCGGCGCAGGGGGTGTCGGCGGGCACGCTGACCGTGGGCAATTTCGTGATGGTCAACGCCTATATGATCCAGATCACCTTGCCCTTGGGCTTCCTTGGCACCGTTTATCGCGAAATTCGTCAGGCATTGGTCGACATGGGCCAGATGTTCGGCCTTCTGGGCCAACCGGCTGAGATCGTGGACAAAAGCGGGGCGCCCGATTTGCACACGCGCGGCGGTCGGATCGAGTTTGACGATGTGGCCTTCGGCTACGATGCCGAACGCCCGATCTTGCGCGGCCTTTCCTTCGTGGCCGAGCCGGGGATGACCGTTGCCTTGGTCGGTCCGTCCGGGGCGGGAAAGTCCACCATCGGGCGGCTGCTGTTCCGCTTTTACGATGTGACGGGCGGGGCGGTTCGGATTGACGGGCAGGATGTGCGCGACATCACGCAGCAAAGCCTGCACGATGCGATCGGGGTGGTGCCGCAGGACACGGTTTTGTTCAACGACACCATCCGCTACAACATCGCCTATGGCCGGGCGGACGCGACGGAGGAGGAAATCTTCGCCGCCGCCCGCGCCGCCCGTATCCACGACTTCATCCTCTCGCTGCCGGACGGGTATGACACGGCCGTGGGCGAACGGGGTCTGAAGCTTTCTGGCGGGGAAAAGCAGCGCGTCGGCATCGCCCGCACGATCCTGAAGAACCCGCCGATCCTGCTGCTGGACGAGGCGACCTCGGCCCTTGATACGGGGACGGAGCGCGACATTCAGGACAGCCTGCGCCAGATGTCGCAAGGGCGGACGGTGGTGACCATCGCCCACCGGC